The following proteins are encoded in a genomic region of Leucoraja erinacea ecotype New England chromosome 21, Leri_hhj_1, whole genome shotgun sequence:
- the l3mbtl1 gene encoding LOW QUALITY PROTEIN: lethal(3)malignant brain tumor-like protein 1 (The sequence of the model RefSeq protein was modified relative to this genomic sequence to represent the inferred CDS: deleted 2 bases in 1 codon) has product MYMKPSEIHVSQLISLASPCLPDSTAILVQWQSEVIVFRMNSGVGLEDLPSDARPPSQGSLHEVTGNSLTQTTHLPTKAFIIPAANLRKPRSFSRESQTISLPVKAEPSDSPVPATATISPQISGTHNCDVVSVLEWKDGIATLPGSNLKFRLNEFGVLEVVGTEGIVTKSVTRISRVTTVEAVSDTCSEEAGWNATTAHQLKQMTVSYRREAMGRCRCCMNCGHTYMAREVRGSSRFCSDHCLHQFKDKSLRMGSVAVKRSAGAILKRVKKRKRKVCLSPSSESNEEYRYESTELEQAEERNKDSTSVRGHLMDGNRYTDFRQQHPDQHNLTFPGQAVSVVGKNKLSSWALYLEEEKSLAAPVKLFREYQSYPLTRNAFKVGMKLEGIDPTHPSMYFVLTVFEVCGYRVRLHFDGYSEGHDFWVNADSPDIHPAGWCEKTGHRLYLPRGYKDGEFSWPTYLRVTKSQAAAKHLFISQNTAVLPLGFRVGMKLEAVDRMNPSLICVATVTDIVDSRFLVHFDNWDDTYDYWCDASSPYIHPVGWCQQHGKPLTPPQGYLQPEQFAWDRYLEETGSTAAPARAFKTRPLHTFQINMKLEAVDRRNPRLVRVATVVDVDDDHRLKISFDGCNHAYSYWVDTDDADLHPADWCHKTGHVLHHPVKSTDSVADPGLKRCPPPVWKSIGHGKGSKYTTHHRKCPTPGCDGSGHVTGKFIGHHRLSGCPLAEKNQAKIKLDLSNAEGSSRKRDFLSFGRRKKSRHRGRIGRPPKYHKLQQDELKVSFQTRSLSVCWEQHCKLLPGVAGISANKVAKWTIEEVGNFVQKLTGCEQQAKHFKEESIDGEAFLLLTQVDIVKIMCIKLGPALKIYNSILMFKNADDSSVNSSST; this is encoded by the exons GTTCAGTGGCAATCAGAGGTAATCGTATTTAGAATGAACAGCGGAGTGGGATTGGAAGACCTGCCCAGCGATGCAAGACCACCCAGTCAAGGTAGTCTACACGAGGTAACTGGCAACAGTCTCACTCAGACCACCCACCTGCCAACCAAAGCCTTCATTATTCCAG CAGCGAATCTTCGAAAACCTCGGAGTTTCTCCAGAGAAAGCCAGACCATTTCTCTGCCGGTCAAAGCTGAGCCGTCGGACAGCCCAGTGCCGGCGACTGCAACCATCAGCCCTCAGATCAGCGGCACGCACAACTGTGACGTGGTCAGCGTCCTGGAGTGGAAAGATGGCATTGCCACCTTGCCTGGGAGCAACCTGAAG TTCCGACTGAATGAGTTTGGAGTTCTGGAAGTTGTCGGCACAGAAGGCATCGTGACGAAATCAGTGACCAGAATCTCCCGGGTGACCACAGTGGAGGCTGTGAGTGACACTTGCAGTGAGGAGGCAGGATGGAATGCCACCACTGCTCATCAAT TGAAACAGATGACGGTGTCGTACAGGAGGGAGGCTATGGGACGTTGCCGCTGCTGCATGAACTGTGGCCACACCTACATGGCAAGAGAGGTCAGAGGCAGCAGCAGGTTCTGCAGTGATCATTGTCTGCACCAGTTCAAAGACAA GTCGCTGCGGATGGGGAGTGTAGCGGTGAAGAGGAGTGCGGGGGCCATACTGAAACGGGTGAAGAAACGGAAGAGGAAAGTGTGCCTGAGCCCCAGTTCAGAATCCAATGAGGAGTACAGATATGAATCGACCGAACTGGAGCAAGCG gaggagaggaacaaagACTCTACAAGTGTCAGGGGACATCTGATGGATGGCAACCGTTACACAGACTTCAGGCAGCAACACCCGGATCAACACAACCTCACTTTCCCTGGCCAGG CTGTTTCTGTGGTTGGAAAGAACAAACTCTCGTCATGGGCTTTGTACCTAGAAGAGGAAAAGTCTCTTGCTGCTCCTGTCAAACTGTTCCGAGAG TACCAGTCGTATCCGCTGACTAGGAATGCGTTCAAAGTCGGCATGAAGTTGGAGGGCATCGATCCTACTCACCCATCCATGTACTTTGTACTCACCGTGTTTGAG GTCTGTGGTTATCGGGTGCGGCTCCACTTTGACGGATATTCTGAAGGTCATGATTTCTGGGTGAACGCTGATAGCCCAGACATCCATCCTGCGGGCTGGTGTGAGAAGACAGGTCACCGCTTGTATCTGCCCAGAG GCTACAAGGATGGAGAATTCAGCTGGCCAACTTACCTGCGGGTCACCAAGTCACAGGCTGCTGCCAAACATCTCTTCATCAGTCAAAACACA GCAGTCCTGCCCCTGGGATTCCGTGTTGGGATGAAGCTGGAGGCAGTGGATCGGATGAACCCATCGCTGATCTGTGTGGCCACAGTGACAGACATTGTGGACAGCAGGTTTCTGGTGCACTTCGACAACTGGGACGACACCTATGATTACTG GTGTGACGCTAGCAGTCCCTACATCCATCCTGTGGGCTGGTGCCAGCAACATGGAAAACCCCTGACTCCTCCGCAAG GTTACCTCCAGCCCGAGCAGTTTGCCTGGGACAGATACCTGGAGGAGACTGGATCCACTGCTGCCCCTGCTCGTGCATTTAAAACA CGGCCACTGCACACCTTCCAGATCAACATGAAGCTGGAAGCTGTTGACCGGCGTAATCCTAGGCTGGTGCGTGTGGCCACTGTTGTAGATGTTGATGATGATCACAGGTTAAAG ATCAGCTTTGACGGATGCAACCATGCGTACAGCTACTGGGTGGACACTGATGATGCAGATCTACACCCAGCAGACTGGTGTCACAAGACGGGACATGTACTCCACCACCCAGTCA AATCTACAGATTCCGTAGCCGATCCCGGGCTGAAGCGCTGCCCACCACCGGTGTGGAAGAGTATCGGTCACGGCAAAGGGTCAAAGTACACCACTCATCACCG GAAGTGCCCCACACCGGGCTGCGATGGCTCAGGCCACGTCACTGGGAAATTCATTGGCCACCACCGGTTGTCAGGCTGCCCACTGGCCGAGAAGAATCAAGCCAAGATAAAGTTGGATCTGTCGAACGCTGAGGGGTCATCTCGAAAAAGAGATTTCTTGTCATTTGGACGAAGAAAGAAATCAAGACATCGCGGGAG AATTGGCCGGCCTCCCAAGTACCACAAACTCCAGCAAGACGAGTTGAAAGTCAGCTTTCAAA CTCGTTCACTGTCCGTGTGTTGGGAACAACACTGCAAGCTGCTTCCAGGTGTCGCTGGGATCAGTGCCAACAAGGTGGCCAAATGGACCATCGAGGAG GTGGGAAACTTTGTTCAGAAACTTACTGGTTGTGAACAGCAGGCAAAGCACTTCAAAGAGGAG